One genomic window of Mycobacteriales bacterium includes the following:
- a CDS encoding DUF1206 domain-containing protein, producing the protein MTTGLDRRARKTSRRQGRRGHRLLDGARALADRIRSSFALDRLARLGLIARTVLYLLLSYLTVRVATGSGTGGKQANANGALSEVARTPIGEALVVAAAVGFAAFAVARFVSAAADRDTGGWRRLSSAGSGLLYVMLALATASWALGNHSTGSEQAHEESTARFMSLPGGQVIVAGIGVIVVAVCAWQVRVAVTRDYDDGWCVGEMPSWLRTAMPAVAISGMAARAAVFMPVGILLVAAAVTFDPNDAKGLDALLLSLRGSALGLAALAIVAAGFGLFSVYSLVETRFRDIESGA; encoded by the coding sequence ATGACGACCGGCCTGGACCGCCGGGCGCGGAAGACGTCCCGGCGGCAGGGTCGGCGCGGGCACCGGTTGCTCGACGGCGCGCGGGCCCTCGCCGACCGGATCCGCAGCAGCTTCGCGCTGGACCGGCTCGCCCGGCTGGGTCTGATCGCCCGCACCGTGCTGTACCTGCTGCTCAGCTACCTGACCGTGCGGGTGGCCACGGGTTCGGGCACCGGCGGCAAGCAGGCCAACGCCAACGGTGCCCTGTCCGAGGTTGCCCGCACCCCGATCGGCGAGGCGCTGGTCGTCGCGGCCGCCGTCGGGTTCGCGGCGTTCGCCGTCGCCCGCTTCGTCTCCGCGGCCGCCGACCGCGACACCGGCGGGTGGCGACGGTTGAGCAGCGCCGGCTCGGGCCTGCTGTACGTCATGCTTGCGCTCGCGACCGCGTCGTGGGCGCTCGGCAACCACAGCACCGGCTCGGAGCAGGCGCACGAGGAGTCGACCGCGCGGTTCATGAGCCTGCCGGGCGGCCAGGTGATCGTGGCCGGCATCGGCGTGATCGTGGTGGCGGTCTGCGCCTGGCAGGTCCGCGTGGCGGTCACCCGTGACTACGACGACGGCTGGTGCGTCGGGGAGATGCCGTCATGGCTGCGTACGGCGATGCCGGCGGTGGCGATCAGCGGCATGGCCGCGCGCGCCGCGGTCTTCATGCCGGTGGGCATCCTGCTGGTCGCGGCCGCGGTGACCTTCGACCCGAACGACGCGAAGGGCCTCGATGCCCTGCTGCTCTCCCTGCGTGGCAGCGCGCTCGGCCTGGCGGCGCTGGCGATCGTCGCGGCCGGGTTCGGGTTGTTCAGCGTCTACTCCCTCGTAGAGACGCGCTTCCGCGACATCGAGTCGGGTGCCTGA
- a CDS encoding phage holin family protein: MTPPLEEQSLGTLVAGATRDLSQLIHKEIELAKTELREEAMRAGKGIGLLGAAGAMALPATLLLLTACALGISYLGVSLAIGFLCMGGILGVMAVGLAGLGVKKMVKVRPPERTIKTVRQDIEWARHPTVAPAPDKMPERAMNIG, translated from the coding sequence ATGACGCCGCCGCTGGAGGAGCAGAGCCTCGGCACGCTCGTTGCCGGAGCCACCCGCGACCTGTCACAGCTGATCCACAAGGAGATCGAGCTCGCCAAGACCGAGCTGCGTGAGGAGGCCATGCGCGCCGGCAAGGGCATCGGCCTGCTCGGCGCGGCCGGCGCGATGGCGCTGCCGGCCACCCTGCTGCTGCTCACGGCCTGCGCCCTCGGCATCTCCTACCTGGGCGTGAGCCTGGCCATCGGATTCCTCTGCATGGGCGGCATCCTCGGGGTGATGGCGGTCGGCCTGGCCGGCCTCGGCGTCAAGAAGATGGTCAAGGTTCGCCCGCCCGAGCGCACGATCAAGACCGTGCGTCAGGACATCGAGTGGGCGCGGCACCCGACCGTGGCGCCCGCGCCCGACAAGATGCCCGAACGGGCGATGAACATCGGCTAG
- a CDS encoding alpha/beta hydrolase, producing the protein MAELGSGPLVLLLHGFPQFWWAWREQLVALADAGFRVVAPDLRGYGASDKPPRGYDMFTLAGDVAALVRALGEPAAAVVGHGQGGVVAWTTAALHPAVVRRLVVVAAPHPLRMRTAVVTTPGEQLRAGAHLALFQLPRYPEAWLTRDGAVNTGALIRSWSARSGWPDDEALRRYREAMLIPGVAHCAMEYYRWAGRSQLRPDGRRFARAVRRPVDAPTLALHGRDDPYVPARLARGSGLYVRGPYTWREIEQAGHFPPEEQSGAVTAELLRWLTT; encoded by the coding sequence GTGGCCGAGCTCGGCTCCGGCCCGCTGGTGCTGCTGTTGCACGGGTTCCCGCAGTTCTGGTGGGCCTGGCGCGAGCAGCTCGTCGCGCTGGCCGATGCCGGGTTCCGCGTGGTGGCGCCCGACCTGCGCGGCTACGGCGCCAGCGACAAGCCGCCGCGTGGCTACGACATGTTCACCCTCGCCGGCGACGTCGCGGCGCTGGTGCGGGCGCTCGGCGAGCCGGCCGCGGCCGTGGTGGGGCACGGCCAGGGCGGCGTCGTGGCCTGGACCACTGCGGCGCTGCACCCGGCCGTCGTACGCCGGCTGGTCGTGGTCGCCGCACCGCACCCGCTGCGCATGCGCACGGCCGTCGTCACGACGCCCGGCGAGCAGCTGCGCGCCGGCGCGCACCTGGCGCTGTTCCAGCTGCCGCGCTACCCGGAGGCGTGGCTCACCCGCGACGGCGCCGTCAACACCGGCGCCCTGATCCGCTCGTGGAGCGCTCGCTCCGGCTGGCCCGACGACGAGGCGCTGCGCCGCTACCGCGAGGCGATGCTCATCCCGGGCGTGGCGCACTGCGCGATGGAGTACTACCGGTGGGCCGGTCGGTCGCAGCTGCGGCCGGACGGACGACGCTTCGCCCGCGCCGTACGCCGACCCGTCGACGCGCCGACGCTGGCGCTGCACGGCCGCGACGATCCCTACGTGCCCGCGCGATTGGCGCGCGGGTCCGGGCTCTACGTCCGTGGGCCCTACACCTGGCGGGAGATCGAGCAGGCCGGCCACTTCCCGCCGGAGGAGCAATCGGGGGCCGTGACCGCCGAGCTGCTCCGGTGGCTGACCACATGA
- a CDS encoding TetR/AcrR family transcriptional regulator, whose translation MAEVTSPTGASRSAVRREQLLAAAERVVMRDGPEASMNTIAAEAGITKPILYRHFGDKGGLYRALAERHIELLLSGIRHALTTPGPRRDRTAATIDAYLSAIEAQPQVYRFLMHRAADEEPGVRGQVALFMRRLGDEVGAGIARERGRGPEDEPLAQAWGHGIVGMVQAAGDWWLEKRATSRATLVTQLTDLLWGGWSDHGVPDQPAEQVGQQRR comes from the coding sequence GTGGCGGAGGTCACGTCCCCGACGGGGGCAAGTCGGTCGGCCGTCCGGCGCGAGCAGCTGCTCGCCGCGGCGGAGCGCGTGGTCATGCGCGACGGCCCCGAAGCGTCGATGAACACGATCGCCGCGGAGGCCGGCATCACCAAGCCGATCCTCTACCGGCATTTCGGCGACAAGGGGGGCCTCTACCGCGCGCTGGCCGAGCGCCACATCGAGCTGCTGCTCTCGGGCATCCGCCACGCCCTGACCACTCCGGGCCCGCGACGCGATCGGACCGCCGCCACGATCGACGCCTACCTGAGCGCGATCGAGGCGCAGCCGCAGGTCTACCGCTTCCTGATGCACCGGGCGGCCGACGAGGAGCCGGGGGTGCGCGGGCAGGTGGCGCTGTTCATGCGCCGGCTCGGCGACGAGGTCGGCGCCGGCATCGCCCGGGAGCGGGGGCGCGGACCCGAGGACGAGCCGCTCGCCCAGGCCTGGGGGCACGGCATCGTCGGCATGGTGCAGGCGGCCGGCGACTGGTGGCTCGAGAAACGGGCCACGTCGCGGGCGACGCTCGTGACACAGCTGACCGACCTGCTCTGGGGCGGTTGGTCCGATCACGGGGTGCCGGATCAGCCCGCAGAGCAGGTCGGTCAACAACGTCGGTGA
- a CDS encoding cation:proton antiporter, with product MELLLVFAATLVLGVLASGTAQRSILSTAVLFLAAGFVAGPAAVDAVHLDPRDPIVITLSTLALYSILFTDGMHAGAGDLRSAWRLPGRALLFGMPLTFAGTAVFARYLAGLDWNESMLVGAVLAPTDPVFAAALVGRKEVPWRLRHLLNVESGLNDGLALPVVLILLSVVSTNRHTSTLEVLGELALGVIVGIVVPLVMLRIEALAFFRAAERYQPLNAFAIGILVLAICEQTQANAFLAAFAAGSTVASVSPAARASFERFGELVSELFKLAAILVFGALLTTSLFTVDPFVSWGFALLLLFVVRPVSIGISLYGGGLERREFAAAAWFGPKGFASVTYGLLVLQSNAVHATRMFELIAMAIAVSIVLHSSTDVPIAKWFLPGDAAPVPQGGPARSRPPSPEA from the coding sequence GTGGAGCTGCTGCTCGTGTTCGCGGCAACCCTCGTGCTCGGCGTGCTCGCGAGCGGCACCGCGCAGCGCTCGATCCTGTCCACGGCGGTGCTCTTCCTGGCCGCGGGCTTCGTCGCGGGGCCCGCGGCGGTGGATGCCGTGCACCTCGATCCGCGTGACCCGATCGTCATCACGCTCTCGACGCTGGCGCTCTACTCGATCCTCTTCACCGACGGCATGCACGCGGGCGCCGGCGATCTCCGGTCGGCCTGGCGGCTGCCCGGCCGGGCCCTGCTGTTCGGCATGCCGCTGACGTTCGCCGGTACGGCGGTCTTCGCCCGCTACCTCGCCGGGCTCGACTGGAACGAGTCGATGCTCGTCGGGGCCGTGCTCGCGCCGACCGACCCGGTGTTCGCGGCGGCCCTGGTCGGCCGCAAGGAGGTGCCCTGGCGGCTGCGTCACCTGCTCAACGTCGAGAGCGGCCTCAACGACGGCCTGGCGCTGCCGGTGGTCCTGATCCTGCTGTCGGTCGTGTCCACCAACAGGCACACCTCGACGCTCGAGGTCCTGGGGGAGCTCGCTCTCGGGGTCATCGTCGGCATCGTCGTACCGCTCGTCATGCTGCGCATCGAGGCGCTGGCGTTCTTCCGCGCCGCAGAGCGCTACCAGCCGCTCAACGCGTTCGCGATCGGCATCCTCGTGCTGGCGATCTGCGAGCAGACCCAGGCCAACGCGTTCCTCGCGGCGTTCGCTGCCGGTTCGACCGTCGCCTCGGTGAGCCCGGCGGCGCGGGCCTCGTTCGAGCGTTTCGGCGAGCTGGTCTCCGAGCTGTTCAAGCTGGCCGCGATCCTCGTCTTCGGCGCGCTGCTCACGACGTCGCTGTTCACGGTCGACCCCTTCGTGTCGTGGGGCTTCGCGCTGCTGCTGCTGTTCGTCGTACGTCCGGTCTCGATCGGCATCTCGCTGTACGGCGGCGGGCTCGAGCGACGGGAGTTCGCGGCCGCCGCGTGGTTCGGACCGAAGGGGTTCGCCTCGGTGACCTACGGCCTGCTCGTGCTGCAGTCCAACGCCGTGCACGCGACCCGCATGTTCGAGCTGATCGCGATGGCGATCGCGGTGTCGATCGTGCTGCACTCCTCGACCGACGTGCCGATCGCCAAGTGGTTCCTGCCCGGCGACGCAGCGCCGGTCCCGCAGGGCGGTCCGGCGCGATCGCGTCCCCCGTCGCCGGAGGCCTAG
- a CDS encoding acyl-CoA dehydrogenase family protein yields MAEFSLQLSEDTREMQKWIHEFAATVIRPAAHEWDEREEFPYPIVQEAAKVGIYSLDFFAAQSFDDSGLGLPVAMEEVFWGDAGIGLSIFGTGLAAAAVAGNGTSEQMSEWLPAMFGTPDDIKIGAFCSSEPDAGSDVGAMKTRAVYDEKTDEWVLNGTKTWATNGGIADVHVIVAVVDPALGTRGQASFIVPPGTKGLSQGQKFHKHGIRASHTAEVVLDDCRIPGACLLGGKEKLDERLERAREGERTGRSQPSMATFERTRPSVAAQAVGIARAAYEYALDYAKQREQFGRPIIQNQGVAFKLADMKTAIDAARLLVWRAAWMARQSVPFENAEGSMSKLFAGETAVWVTDAAIQILGGNGYTRDYPVERMHRDAKIYTIFEGTSEIQRLVISRAISGMRIE; encoded by the coding sequence ATGGCCGAGTTCTCGCTGCAGCTGTCCGAGGACACCCGCGAGATGCAGAAGTGGATCCACGAGTTCGCGGCCACCGTCATCCGGCCCGCGGCGCACGAGTGGGACGAGCGGGAGGAGTTCCCCTACCCGATCGTGCAGGAGGCGGCCAAGGTCGGCATCTACTCCCTCGACTTCTTCGCGGCGCAGTCCTTCGACGACTCCGGGCTCGGCCTGCCGGTCGCCATGGAGGAGGTCTTCTGGGGCGACGCCGGCATCGGCCTGTCGATCTTCGGCACCGGCCTGGCCGCCGCGGCGGTCGCGGGTAACGGCACGTCGGAGCAGATGTCCGAGTGGCTGCCCGCGATGTTCGGCACGCCCGACGACATCAAGATCGGCGCGTTCTGCAGCAGCGAGCCCGACGCCGGCTCCGACGTCGGTGCGATGAAGACCCGCGCCGTCTACGACGAGAAGACCGACGAGTGGGTGCTCAACGGCACCAAGACCTGGGCGACCAACGGCGGCATCGCCGACGTGCACGTCATCGTCGCGGTCGTCGATCCGGCGCTCGGCACCCGCGGGCAGGCCAGCTTCATCGTGCCGCCGGGCACCAAGGGCCTGTCCCAGGGGCAGAAGTTCCACAAGCACGGCATCCGGGCCTCGCACACGGCCGAGGTCGTGCTCGACGACTGCCGCATCCCCGGCGCCTGCCTGCTCGGCGGCAAGGAGAAGCTCGACGAGCGGCTCGAGCGGGCCCGCGAGGGCGAGCGCACCGGCCGCTCCCAGCCGTCGATGGCGACCTTCGAGCGCACCCGGCCCAGCGTCGCCGCGCAGGCGGTCGGCATCGCGCGGGCGGCCTACGAGTACGCCCTCGACTACGCCAAGCAGCGCGAGCAGTTCGGCCGGCCGATCATCCAGAACCAAGGCGTGGCCTTCAAGCTCGCCGACATGAAGACCGCGATCGACGCGGCCCGGTTGCTGGTCTGGCGCGCCGCGTGGATGGCCCGGCAGAGCGTGCCGTTCGAGAACGCCGAGGGCTCGATGTCGAAGCTCTTCGCGGGCGAGACCGCGGTATGGGTCACCGACGCGGCCATCCAGATCCTCGGCGGCAACGGCTACACCCGCGACTATCCCGTCGAGCGGATGCACCGCGACGCGAAGATCTACACGATCTTCGAGGGCACCAGCGAGATCCAGCGGCTCGTGATCAGCCGGGCCATCTCCGGCATGCGCATCGAGTAG
- a CDS encoding YrzE family protein, with amino-acid sequence MRESRITDTRRVDLGPGFAARRAVNDVRWGAVTSGTFVGLGFMALLSSLWVAWGYASGWGIFSDNIRWWLAGTGIASFFVAGLVAGYVSGVRGPVAGFFNSATVWGLVSTVGLATALGIGLATLNLDNASFTNLHDQVGNGPLWATFAAIAIGLAACLLGGLIGGSMIRRVTHPALERQGMDAYPDDRTAVVERHDHVMAAGSDDPGYRDEGHDRTGSGYAAADVEPGRHRR; translated from the coding sequence ATGAGAGAGAGCCGCATCACCGACACCCGCCGGGTCGACCTCGGTCCCGGCTTCGCGGCGCGGCGCGCCGTCAACGACGTCCGGTGGGGTGCCGTCACCTCCGGCACGTTCGTCGGTCTGGGTTTCATGGCGCTGCTGTCGTCGCTGTGGGTCGCCTGGGGCTACGCTTCCGGCTGGGGCATCTTCAGCGACAACATCCGCTGGTGGCTGGCCGGCACGGGCATCGCCTCGTTCTTCGTGGCCGGGCTGGTCGCCGGTTACGTCTCCGGGGTCCGAGGCCCGGTCGCGGGGTTCTTCAACTCCGCCACGGTGTGGGGCCTCGTCTCGACGGTGGGCCTGGCGACCGCGCTCGGTATCGGGCTCGCGACGCTGAACCTCGACAACGCGAGCTTCACCAACCTGCACGACCAGGTCGGCAACGGCCCGCTGTGGGCCACGTTCGCCGCGATCGCGATCGGGCTGGCGGCCTGCCTGCTCGGCGGGCTGATCGGCGGCTCGATGATCCGTCGCGTCACCCACCCGGCGCTCGAGCGCCAGGGCATGGACGCCTACCCCGACGACCGCACCGCCGTCGTCGAGCGGCACGACCACGTGATGGCGGCGGGTTCCGACGACCCGGGTTACCGCGACGAGGGTCACGACCGCACGGGCTCCGGCTACGCCGCGGCCGACGTCGAGCCCGGCCGGCACCGCCGCTGA
- a CDS encoding DUF309 domain-containing protein translates to MADHMTDRDRDPIGRPRNARPRDAAGRPLPHGATDAGREPDEPLPAAEALRRAAGLVAAGLPFRAHEVLEAVWKAAPSRDRPLWRGLAQLAVGLTHDQRGNPAGTGALLERGAASLIEWCAQDRPGADDVRRIAERARAAAATQEAQPSEAGRPSARSSSPSPSFSAEFAAIMSSLASSISASASGS, encoded by the coding sequence GTGGCTGACCACATGACCGATCGTGACCGCGACCCGATCGGCCGCCCGCGCAACGCCCGCCCCCGCGACGCCGCCGGTCGGCCGCTGCCCCACGGCGCGACCGACGCCGGCCGGGAGCCTGACGAGCCACTGCCGGCGGCCGAGGCGCTGCGACGCGCGGCCGGGCTGGTGGCCGCCGGCCTGCCGTTCCGGGCTCACGAGGTGCTGGAGGCGGTGTGGAAGGCCGCCCCCTCGCGAGACCGGCCGCTGTGGCGAGGGCTCGCGCAGCTCGCCGTCGGGCTCACCCACGATCAGCGCGGCAACCCCGCCGGAACCGGTGCCCTGCTGGAGCGGGGCGCCGCATCGCTCATCGAGTGGTGCGCGCAGGACCGGCCCGGCGCCGACGACGTACGCCGCATCGCCGAGCGCGCCCGGGCGGCGGCGGCGACGCAGGAGGCTCAGCCGTCGGAGGCGGGCAGGCCGAGCGCCCGGTCGAGCTCGCCCTCACCCAGCTTCTCCGCGGAGTTCGCCGCGATCATGAGCTCGCTGGCGAGCTCGATCTCGGCGAGCGCCTCCGGGTCGTAG
- a CDS encoding DoxX family protein: MIVRSLARPLMAGIFVVGGIDTLRKPGPKAQKAEAVIEPVAKQAGLEGLDPEQLTRIDAAVKIVAALMLATGRLPRVSALVLAGSLLPTTVAGHRFWEESDSTARKGQLMHFLKNFAILGGLMTMVVDTGGRESLPHKARRLATRAGD, from the coding sequence ATGATCGTCAGAAGCCTTGCGCGGCCACTGATGGCCGGGATCTTCGTCGTCGGGGGCATCGACACGCTGCGCAAGCCCGGGCCCAAGGCGCAGAAGGCCGAGGCCGTCATCGAGCCGGTCGCGAAGCAGGCGGGCCTGGAGGGGCTCGACCCGGAGCAGCTCACCCGCATCGATGCGGCCGTGAAGATCGTCGCCGCGCTGATGCTCGCCACCGGCCGGCTCCCGCGCGTCTCCGCCCTCGTCCTCGCTGGCAGCCTGCTGCCCACGACCGTCGCCGGGCACCGGTTCTGGGAGGAGAGCGACTCGACGGCGCGCAAAGGACAGCTCATGCACTTCCTCAAGAACTTCGCCATCCTCGGCGGGCTCATGACGATGGTCGTCGACACCGGGGGCCGGGAGTCGTTGCCGCACAAGGCCCGGCGGCTCGCCACCCGGGCCGGGGACTGA
- a CDS encoding MarR family winged helix-turn-helix transcriptional regulator, which yields MSVRRLTERDFADLLAFRTALRRFDRWSEGQARAVGLTHAQHQLLLGVKGHDDPRGPTIGDVGEYLLLRHHSAVELVNRAEAAGYVERMRDERDGRVVRLRLTALGEDRLERLTQLHLDELRHLAPMLEHLAAEELTEGDGSVG from the coding sequence GTGAGCGTACGACGGCTGACAGAGCGCGACTTCGCGGACCTCCTCGCGTTCCGCACGGCGCTGCGCCGGTTCGACCGGTGGAGCGAGGGGCAGGCGCGCGCGGTCGGGCTGACCCATGCCCAGCACCAGCTCCTGCTGGGCGTGAAGGGTCACGACGACCCCCGCGGACCGACGATCGGCGACGTGGGTGAGTACCTGCTGCTGCGCCACCACAGCGCCGTGGAGCTGGTCAACCGGGCGGAAGCCGCGGGCTACGTGGAGCGGATGCGCGACGAGCGCGACGGTCGCGTCGTACGCCTCCGGCTCACGGCTCTGGGCGAGGACCGCCTCGAGCGGCTGACTCAGCTGCACCTCGACGAGCTGCGCCACCTGGCGCCCATGCTCGAGCACCTCGCCGCAGAGGAACTCACCGAGGGCGACGGCTCGGTCGGCTAG